A genomic window from Gossypium hirsutum isolate 1008001.06 chromosome D12, Gossypium_hirsutum_v2.1, whole genome shotgun sequence includes:
- the LOC107948771 gene encoding NADH dehydrogenase [ubiquinone] flavoprotein 1, mitochondrial: MAPIKGILSLQRASLLRACGERWKLGTRSFSTQGATTADAPQAPPPPPPPEKTHFGGLKDEDRIFTNLYGLHDPFLKGAMKRGDWYRTKDLVLKGADWIVNEMKKSGLRGRGGAGFPSGLKWSFMPKVSDGRPSYLVVNADESEPGTCKDREIMRHDPHKLLEGCLIAGVGMRATAAYIYIRGEYVNERKNLERARKEAYEAGLLGKNACGSGYDFDVHVHYGAGAYICGEETALLESLEGKQGKPRLKPPFPANAGLYGCPTTVTNVETVAVSPTILRRGPEWFASFGRKNNSGTKLFCVSGHVNKPCTVEEEMSIPLKELIERHCGGVRGGWDNLLAVIPGGSSVPLLPKHICDDVLMDYDALKAVQSGLGTAAVIVMDKSTDVVDAIARLSYFYKHESCGQCTPCREGTGWLWMIMERLKVGNAKLEEIDMLQEVTKQIEGHTICALGDAAAWPVQGLIRHFRPELERRIRERAERELLEASA, from the exons ATG GCACCCATAAAGGGCATTCTTTCCTTGCAAAGGGCATCTTTGTTAAGAGCTTGCGGTGAAAGGTGGAAACTAGGCACTAGATCATTTAGTACTCAAGGAGCAACAACTGCTGATGCTCCACAGGcacctcctcctcctccaccGCCTGAAAAAACCCATTTTGGTGGTCTAAAAGATGAAGACCGTATTTTCACCAACTTATATGGGTTGCATGACCCTTTTCTCAAAGGTGCCATGAAACGTGGTGACTGGTATAGAACCAAGGATTTAGTACTCAAGGGTGCTGATTGGATTGTGAATGAAATGAAGAAATCTGGACTTCGAGGACGTGGTGGTGCTGGATTTCCATCGGGCCTCAAATGGTCTTTTATGCCAAAAGTATCTGATGGTCGTCCTTCTTATCTTGTTGTCAATGCTGATGAAAGTGAACCTGGAACCTGTAAGGACAGGGAAATTATGCGGCACGATCCACACAAACTATTGGAGGGCTGCTTGATTGCGGGGGTTGGAATGAGAGCTACAGCTGCTTATATCTACATCAGGGGTGAATATGTGAATGAACGTAAAAACCTTGAAAGAGCTAGAAAAGAAGCTTATGAAGCTGGACTATTGGGCAAAAATGCATGTGGTTCTGGTTATGATTTTGATGTTCACGTCCATTATGGTGCTGGTGCCTATATTTGTGGTGAAGAAACAGCACTTTTAGAGAGCCTTGAAGGAAAACAAGGGAAACCTAGATTGAAACCTCCTTTCCCTGCTAATGCTGGATTATATGGTTGTCCCACCACTGTCACAAATGTGGAGACAGTGGCTGTTTCACCCACAATACTGAGACGTGGTCCTGAGTGGTTTGCCAGTTTTGGGAGGAAGAATAATTCCGGGACAAAATTGTTTTGTGTCTCAGGTCATGTCAACAAGCCTTGCACAGTTGAGGAGGAGATGAGTATACCACTTAAGGAGTTGATAGAGAGGCACTGTGGAGGTGTCAGAGGTGGATGGGACAATTTACTTGCAGTAATACCTGGAGGTTCATCTGTTCCACTTTTACCCAAGCACATATGTGATGATGTCTTGATGGATTACGATGCACTCAAGGCTGTCCAGTCAGGACTGGGAACTGCTGCAGTAATTGTGATGGATAAATCAACTGATGTTGTAGATGCAATCGCAAGGCTTTCATACTTCTACAAGCATGAGAGTTGTGGACAGTGCACACCCTGCAGGGAAGGGACTGGATGGCTCTGGATGATCATGGAAAGATTGAAAGTTGGGAATGCAAAGTTGGAAGAGATTGACATGCTTCAGGAGGTGACCAAGCAGATTGAAGGGCACACAATTTGCGCTTTGGGTGATGCAGCAGCTTGGCCTGTGCAGGGTCTTATACGGCATTTTAGGCCAGAGCTGGAGAGAAGGATTAGAGAGCGTGCAGAAAGGGAGTTGCTGGAGGCTTCTGCTTAA